Proteins from a genomic interval of Pseudomonas paeninsulae:
- a CDS encoding glycerol-3-phosphate dehydrogenase/oxidase — MPAWNAAWRASALPELAARDWDLIVIGGGISGAGILREAARRGWTCLLLEQRDFAWGTSSRSSKMVHGGLRYIAKGQFGLTRDSVRERQRLLQEAPGLVEPLSFVMAHYQGQFPGPKVFGGLLALYDALAGKRNHLYYPLQELRYLAPGLKQDGLLGGTRFFDAVTDDARLVMRVLGEARGDGGEALNGVKVIELLRDNGRVIGLLGEDRDSGRRFTFRSRVVAQATGAWTDQLRATTGREHVRPLRGSHLLLPAWRLPVAHAFSFMHGKDRRPVFVFPWEGATVVGTTDLDHAQPLDQEARISSDEADYLLAACAQQFPAAAITASDVLSTWAGVRPVVSDGAAGRKPSDETREHALWIEPGCVTLAGGKLTTFRLLALEVLRACAEMIGRPLDDQGSETFRPGVLPAMPTLGPSQQRRLAGRHGRELPDVLALLDEVGGERVAGSDTLWVELAWAAQNELVLHLDDLLLRRTRLGLLLADGARAELPRIRALCQARLAWDDERWEQEECDYLALWRSCYSLPQD, encoded by the coding sequence ATGCCCGCCTGGAACGCCGCCTGGCGCGCGAGTGCGTTGCCCGAGCTGGCCGCGCGCGACTGGGACTTGATCGTCATCGGTGGCGGCATCAGCGGCGCCGGCATTCTGCGCGAGGCGGCGCGGCGCGGCTGGACATGCCTGCTGCTGGAGCAGCGCGATTTCGCCTGGGGCACCTCCAGCCGCTCCTCAAAAATGGTCCATGGCGGCCTGCGCTATATCGCCAAGGGCCAGTTCGGCTTGACCCGCGACTCGGTGCGCGAGCGCCAACGGCTGTTGCAGGAAGCCCCCGGCCTGGTCGAGCCGCTGAGCTTCGTGATGGCGCATTACCAGGGGCAGTTTCCCGGACCGAAAGTGTTTGGCGGGCTGTTGGCGCTGTACGACGCCCTGGCTGGCAAACGTAACCATCTGTACTACCCGCTGCAGGAGCTGCGCTATCTGGCGCCGGGCCTCAAGCAAGACGGCCTGCTCGGCGGCACGCGCTTTTTCGATGCGGTGACCGATGACGCCCGCCTGGTCATGCGCGTGTTGGGCGAGGCCCGCGGCGATGGTGGCGAGGCGCTCAACGGGGTCAAGGTGATCGAATTGCTGCGCGACAACGGCCGAGTGATCGGTCTGCTCGGCGAGGATCGCGACAGCGGTCGGCGTTTCACCTTTCGCAGCCGGGTCGTGGCCCAGGCGACTGGCGCCTGGACGGATCAGTTGCGCGCAACAACCGGCCGCGAGCATGTGCGTCCGCTGCGCGGCAGCCACCTGCTGCTGCCGGCCTGGCGTCTACCGGTGGCCCATGCCTTCAGCTTCATGCATGGCAAGGACCGGCGTCCGGTGTTCGTCTTCCCCTGGGAAGGTGCGACTGTGGTCGGCACCACCGATCTCGATCATGCGCAGCCGCTGGATCAGGAGGCGCGGATCAGCAGCGATGAGGCGGATTACCTGCTTGCCGCCTGCGCCCAGCAATTCCCCGCTGCGGCAATTACGGCCAGCGACGTGTTGTCGACCTGGGCCGGCGTGCGACCGGTGGTCAGCGACGGCGCCGCAGGGCGAAAACCCTCGGACGAGACGCGTGAACACGCGCTGTGGATCGAGCCCGGTTGCGTGACCCTGGCCGGCGGCAAGCTGACCACCTTCCGCCTGCTGGCCCTGGAAGTGCTGCGGGCCTGCGCCGAGATGATCGGCCGGCCGTTGGACGATCAGGGTAGCGAGACTTTTCGCCCCGGCGTGCTGCCCGCGATGCCCACGCTCGGCCCCAGTCAGCAGCGGCGCCTGGCCGGTCGGCATGGCCGCGAGCTGCCTGACGTGTTGGCGTTGCTCGATGAGGTGGGCGGCGAGCGGGTGGCCGGCAGCGACACGCTCTGGGTGGAACTGGCCTGGGCGGCGCAGAACGAGCTGGTGCTGCACCTGGACGACCTGCTGCTGCGCCGTACTCGCCTTGGCTTGCTCCTGGCGGACGGCGCGCGGGCGGAGTTGCCGCGCATTCGTGCACTGTGTCAGGCGCGTTTGGCTTGGGACGATGAGCGCTGGGAGCAGGAGGAGTGTGACTACCTGGCGCTCTGGCGCAGCTGTTACAGCCTGCCGCAGGATTGA